In Felis catus isolate Fca126 chromosome C2, F.catus_Fca126_mat1.0, whole genome shotgun sequence, a single window of DNA contains:
- the LOC111562256 gene encoding translation initiation factor IF-2-like — MFSAQLAARRLFTVELNSGGRRRKNPNPSSPPPPPGAERGRAPVAGPERRRRTASSAPLARGETPAAQHATAPGFRLPVPLGSPGRLCFRDAETPIFSEVRTPGSQFGG; from the exons ATGTTCAGCGCTCAGCTAGCGGCCAGAAGGCTCTTCACGGTCGAGTTGAACAGCGGCGGGAGGCGGCGGAAGAACCCgaacccctcctccccacctccccccccaggTGCAGAGCGGGGCCGTGCCCCAGTCGCGGGCCCCGAGCGCCGGCGGCGGACGGCAAGCTCGGCCCCACTGGCCCGCGGGGAAACGCCGGCTGCCCAGCACGCAACCGCCCCAGGCTTCCGCCTCCCGGTCCCGCTCGGCTCCCCCGGCCGTCTCTGCTTCAGGGACGCGGAAACCCC GATATTTTCTGAGGTAAGGACCCCAGGATCACAATTTGGTGGATGA